One part of the Terrimicrobium sacchariphilum genome encodes these proteins:
- a CDS encoding NUDIX domain-containing protein codes for MPNYRPNVAFILSNAAGEILVCERSDWAGCWQFAQGGVKSGEAFIDALYREVEEELCLKRSDYEVLSSRGPYRYLFVNGRKKEGFDGQEQYYFLGRLINPDAKVRFDGESDEFRAARWIRPAAFDLNWVPEMKREVYASVLRDFFGIELGGGVMSDEAAA; via the coding sequence ATGCCCAATTATCGCCCGAATGTCGCCTTCATCCTGAGCAACGCTGCCGGGGAGATCCTCGTGTGCGAACGCAGCGATTGGGCCGGGTGCTGGCAATTTGCCCAGGGCGGGGTAAAGAGCGGGGAGGCTTTCATCGACGCGCTCTACCGCGAAGTGGAGGAGGAACTCTGCCTGAAGCGCTCCGATTACGAGGTTCTTTCTTCGCGGGGTCCATACCGGTATCTTTTTGTCAATGGCCGCAAAAAGGAGGGATTCGACGGGCAGGAGCAGTATTATTTCCTGGGCCGTCTGATCAATCCCGACGCGAAAGTGCGCTTTGACGGGGAGTCTGACGAGTTCCGCGCCGCGCGCTGGATCCGGCCGGCTGCGTTTGACCTGAATTGGGTGCCTGAGATGAAGCGTGAGGTCTACGCCAGTGTGCTGCGGGATTTCTTCGGTATCGAGCTGGGCGGCGGCGTAATGAGCGACGAG